Below is a genomic region from Aurantimonas sp. HBX-1.
TCCCCGGCCGTCGCGGGAGAGGTCACCCGACTTGCGCGCCGCGCGGGGCGCGGAACGGTCGGATGTGGCAGATGAGGCAGCAGCCATCGGGCATTTCCTGTTTCGCTTGTTCCGGAAAGGCGCGGGCTGGAACGCGGTTCGGGCGGTCTCGCGGGCCGCCCGAACGCCAGCCATCTTCCATGTCGGCTATTGCGTCAGCAGGCCGAGCATCTGGTCGACGCCTTCGTGGTAGATGTCTGGCTGCTCCGGTCCGTCGACGATCAACTTGGCGACCAGACCCCGACCCACCCGCGACAGGGCGTGATCGACCAGCAGATACTCGCCCGGCACGTCGAGCTTGAGGTCGACGACGGCGGCCCCGCCAGGAGGCACGCTGATCGTCTGCACGTCCGCCCGCGCCTCGCCGGTCAGCGATCCGAGGTCGTACACCTTGTCGAAGATCTCGCCGATGACGTGGAAGCTCGAGGTCTTGTTGGGCCCGCCCACGCCGAAATAGATGCGGACGGTCTCGCCGACCTTCGCCTTCATCGCATTGTCGCCCGTCAGGCCTTCCGCGGCGCCGTTGAAGACGTAGTACTCCGGCTGCTCATCCATCAGCTTGTCATAGCTCTCGGTCAGCTCGCCGGGTGTCCCGAACGCCTCCTCGGTATAGATCTCGCCCTGCATGACGTAGAACTCGTGATCGACCGGCGGCAGGCCACCTTCCGGTTCGACCAGGATCATCCCGTACATGCCGTTTGCGATATGCTGTGCCGCCGGACCGACCGCGCAGTGATAGACGTAGAGGCCCGGTTTCAGCGCCTTGAAGGTGAACCCCTTCTCCTCGCCGGGGGCGGCGAGGGTGGCATGTCCGCCCCCGTGAAGTCCGGTGACGGCGTGGAAGTCCACGTTGTGCATGGCCATGTTGTCCGCATGGTTCTCCAGCAGGACTTCGACCCTGTCGCCGACCCGGACCCGCACGAGCGGCCCGGGCACCTTCCGGTTGAAGGTCCAGTAGTGGTAGCTGGTATCGTCGGCGAGCCTGCCGATGACTTCCACCGTCTCCAGGCGGACCCGCACCGTCTCCGGTCCGCGGTCGCCGATGGACGCCGGCAGATCCGTCGCCTTCCGGACGATGTCGACCGGCGCGTCATGACTTCCGAGCTCCGAGATATGCTGGTGCGCGGGGTCTGCGACGGCCGGTCCCGAGAACCCGAAACTCAAGGCAAGCACGCCAGCGGCTACAGTTGTGAGAAGCATGCTCCGGATGTTCATGACACGGCCCTTTCCGACCTCTTGTTCGCAGATACATGTCTATGCCCGTCGGAGCGGCCGTTCTCTGCGTAGCGACAAACATCCTGGGGATGCGGTTGCATGCAGGATGCTGTTCGGCCGAATTGTCGGCTGGCGGTCTGCCGGTTGATCTGAGGGCTCGTGCTTGCGCCGGCTTGGCGCTTCCCGGCATTCAGCGCGAGCGAGACGACCGCGCGCACGCGCCAGCAATGCCGGCCGGCTCCCTCCGGTCGCGATGTGCGGCCGTCAGGCCGACGATCGGCTGCTAGAGTCAGTCGATACGATCGGCCGGCTTGTTTGTCGTTTGATGTGCGCGATGGCCGCTGGACCTGAGCCAGAGCGACGCTGGCGCGGCAGGTCGGCTAGAACTCCAGCAACGACCCGGTATCCGAGGCTTCCCGTAGCTGGACCTGCAGTCCCGGCCAGGCGGCAGCGATCTTGCGGATGTCTTCCGGTGGCAAGAGGCTGAACCCCGTGGAGAACGCATCCGCGGTCGTGGCGTCCGGGGCGACGACCGTGATGCTGCGGTAACGGCTTGCCCCGAGCCCGCTGCGGGGATCGATGAGGTGGTTGAAGCGTCCCCCGTCGGCGAAGCGGTAGCCGTCGGGGCTGGACGTCGCGACGGCCTTGTCCGCGATCTCGAGCACGCGCTGGAGCCCCCGGCCTTGCCGATCGAAGCCGACACCCACCCGCCACGGGCTGCCGTCGGGCCTGGAACCGAGTGCGCGGATCTCGCCCATGTCGACGAGGCTGTTCGCCACGCCGCCCCGGCGGAGAACAGCCACGATACGGTCGGTGACGAAGCCCTGGGCAATGCCGTTCAGGGTAAGCGCCTTGCCGCGTCGGCCGAGAGCGATCCTGTCCTCGCTGACCAGCACCTCGCCATAGCCGACGAGGTCCAGCGCTTCCCGCAACCGCCCTTCCGAAGGGCCGGACGGATCTGGATCGGCGCCGCCGAAATGTTGCGCGAGGAGGTTCCACAAAGGCTGGACGCTGGGATCGAAAGCGCCGCCGGTCCGCTCCCAGACCACCCGGGCAGCGCCGAGAATATCCACGAGCTCGCGCGGAGGCGCGGCAAGGACACCTGTCCTGTTCAGTTCCGACAGCGCCGTGTCGCTCCGGTAGAGGCTGAAGATCCGCTCCAGGCGCGACAACTCGGCCAGGGCCTGCCTTACCAGCCGCTCGGCCGCGGCCTTGTCGGTGTGGTGGACTGTCATCGATGCCGCGGCACCCAACGCCTGTCCCTCCCAGGTCACGGTTTCCACGCCTTGCCTGGCGTTGGCGCCGGCGGGAAGCAGTCCCAGCCCGACGGCAGAAGCGGTGATGGAAATGAAGCGGCGGCGGCTGAGAGCTCGGGCCATGACATGGCTCCTAGTGAGTTGGTTCCGAGGTCTGGGGCGATGGGCCGTCATCCACGGCGACGTCGTCGGTTCCCAGCACGTAGTCGGGCGGAATATCGGCGAACCGGACGACTTCGCCCCCGTTGCGGTCGGCGAACGCGGCGGCTGCCACCTCGGACGAGAACGGCACCGTTTCGGGCGCGCCCATGCCGCCGCGCATCGAACTTCCGATGACGTAGAAGGCCTGGCGCGCCTCGACCCAGTTGTCAGCGCCGGGCGACTCCCAGCTGGCGGCCTTGGCCATGTCGGAAACGTAGAGGGCGGAAATGTTCTTCGCCTCTTCCGGCAGCATGGTGAAGGCAACGAGGTCGCGGGCTGACGAGAACCACACCGGCTCGGGATTGGGGCCAAGCATGATCTGCCCCTTCGGCCCGGGATGCTCGAGGACGTTCATGCCGCAATAGTGTCCGATGGCGTCCTCCGTCATCGCCACGGGCGTCGGCATCGGCGTTTCGTCGTCGTCGCTGCATCCCGCAAGCGTCAGGACGGCAGCGATCGCCGCGGCAACGATCGGTCTCACAGCTCTCTCCTTGCAAACACCATGATCGCCGCTGCCAGCGGCACGATGGTCCAGGCCAGCAGGGCAACGATCAACGTGGTGGCTCCGAGAGCGGCATTGTCTGCAACGCCGCCCATGCCGGACAGGGCGCCGACGCTCTCCGACCCCAGGTTGAGCAGGCGGTAGGCATCGGTCGGGTTGGCCAGCAGCAGCGCGCTCAGCAACTCGCCGCCGACGACCCGCCCCTGGTCGACGACAAGCAGGCCGAGCAGCGCCATGTCGTAGATGAGCACGCAGAACAGCCAGACCCCGATGGCGATGCCGCCCGCCGTGCCGCGCTCTGCGACGAGGGCGCTGATCAGGTAGCCGATGGCGATGAACACCGCCCCGAGCAGGATCGACGAGAGGATCATCGACAGGAATGCCGTCCAGCTCGCCAGATCGCTGGAAACGCCCGTCACGGCCAGGGCCGCCGCGGCGGCGCCGTAGCCGATGAGCGTCGCGAAGGACAGGATGGCGACGTGCCCGACGAACTTGCCGATGACCACCTGCCAGCGCCCGATCGGATAGCTGAGGAGCAGCAGCATCGTGCCGCGCTCCATCTCGCCGACGATGGCGTCATGCGAGATCAGCAGCGCGATCAGCGGGACCAGGAAGATCGTGAGGCTGGAAAGGCTCACGATGACCACGTCGAGCGCACCGGCGCCGACATTTCCCGTCGGCGCGCTGCCCAGGAAGGTCAGGGTCAGGGCGAGGGCCGCCAGCAGCAGGGTCGTGGCGAGGACCCAGCGGTTGCGGAGACCTTCCTGAATCTCCTTGCGGGCGACCAGAAGAATGTTCCTCATCGACGCGGGCCTCCCGAGGCCAGGAAATGGGCATAGAGCTCGTCGAGCGACGGCGGCATGACGTCGATGTCGGTCACCGGGATGCCGCGGGAAACGGCGCTTCTCAGCAGCGGAATCTTGTCCGCGGGGCTGGCGTCGATCTCCAGCATGTGGCCGTTGATCCGCCGCCATGCGCCGGCGCCATCCATCCAGTCGTTCGCGGCGCCGGCGGCACCGTCGGCGAGCCTGACCCGAATTCGCGTCGGCAGCTGCGCGATCTGCCGAAGCTCGTCGATCCGCCCGTCGGCGATCTTGACGCCGCGGTCGACGATCACCACCCGGTCGGCCTTGCCCTCCAGTTCGGTCAGGGCGTGCGACGAGAGCAGCACGGTCGCGCCGTCGGCGCGGAGCGCTGCGACAATCTCGTAGAAGATGTGACGCAGCGCCGGGTCCAGCCCTGTCGTCGGCTCGTCGAGGAGCAGCACTCTGGGGTGCCCGAGCAGCGCCTGGGCGAGGCCCAGCCGCTGGCGCATGCCCTTGGAATAGGTTCCGACGCGGCGGTTCGCGGCGTCGGCGAGGCCCACGCGCTCCAGCAGCGGGCCGACGGTGTCTGCCGGCACCCGCTTCAGCCGCGCGTAGAAGCGCAAGGTCTCGCGCCCGGTCAGTGCCATGTTGAAGGAGACATTTTCCGGCAGGTAGCCGAGCTTCCGCCGTGCGGCGAACTCGCCTGCCCCCGGGTCCTCCCCCAGAACCCTGACGGTGCCCGAGTCCGGCCGGATCAGCCCGAGCATCAGCTTGATCAACGTCGTCTTGCCGGCGCCATTGTGCCCGACGAGCGCGACCGTCTCGCCCTCGTGGAAACTACAGGAGATGTCCGCCACGGCAGACACCTTTCCGTAGGACTTGCTGACGGAGGTGATGCGGACGGTCTCAGTCATGGCCGATGCTCCGGGCAGGGGGCGCCATCAGCGGACGGCTGTCCACCACGCCGCCAGGCAGCAGCGCCGGAAACTGGGTCTGCGCCCATCGCAGCACCTGCACGGCCGGACTGTTCATCAGGACCTTCGCCTGCGGCGAGGTCCACAGGACCTGATCGACCAGGTCGTTTGGCCGGTAGGGGTTGTCGCCGATACCGTCTCCATCAAGGTCGAAGGCCGGATTGTCGCTCCAGTAGTTGCCCCGGCCTTCCGCCGACCAGTCCAGGTCGCGGGTGCCGACATATTTCACCTGTATCCGGTTGCGGACGAAGGCATTGCCGGAGATGGCGTTCCCCTCCGAGCCCGCGGTGAAGTGGATTCCGATGGAGCACCCCTCGAACAGGTTGTCGTGGAACTCGTTCTTGTTGGCATTGTAGATGAACACGCATTTCTCGGGCCCGAGTCGCATGCCATCCTCCTCCGCCGCCCGATCGTCGAGCGCCGCCCCGGGAGCCGCGTGAGCACCCCTCACCCGACCCGCCGCCGTCCACCTGTTCGCCGGCAGCATGCGGCCACGCACCGTATTTTCGGTGATCACGGAGCCGTTCGCATAGTTCAGCATCAGGCCGTGGTCACGATCGCCGTCCGATACGTTTCCTGCGATGCGCAGATTCCGCGAATACATAATCGCGTAGCCAACCGAATTGTTCGTGGAGACATTGTCGCTGACTTCGCTGTCGTTAGTGTACATGTAGTGGACCGCAAAGCGGAGATTGCGGAAATG
It encodes:
- a CDS encoding ABC transporter permease, giving the protein MRNILLVARKEIQEGLRNRWVLATTLLLAALALTLTFLGSAPTGNVGAGALDVVIVSLSSLTIFLVPLIALLISHDAIVGEMERGTMLLLLSYPIGRWQVVIGKFVGHVAILSFATLIGYGAAAAALAVTGVSSDLASWTAFLSMILSSILLGAVFIAIGYLISALVAERGTAGGIAIGVWLFCVLIYDMALLGLLVVDQGRVVGGELLSALLLANPTDAYRLLNLGSESVGALSGMGGVADNAALGATTLIVALLAWTIVPLAAAIMVFARREL
- a CDS encoding nitrous oxide reductase accessory protein NosL; the protein is MRPIVAAAIAAVLTLAGCSDDDETPMPTPVAMTEDAIGHYCGMNVLEHPGPKGQIMLGPNPEPVWFSSARDLVAFTMLPEEAKNISALYVSDMAKAASWESPGADNWVEARQAFYVIGSSMRGGMGAPETVPFSSEVAAAAFADRNGGEVVRFADIPPDYVLGTDDVAVDDGPSPQTSEPTH
- a CDS encoding FAD:protein FMN transferase, which translates into the protein MARALSRRRFISITASAVGLGLLPAGANARQGVETVTWEGQALGAAASMTVHHTDKAAAERLVRQALAELSRLERIFSLYRSDTALSELNRTGVLAAPPRELVDILGAARVVWERTGGAFDPSVQPLWNLLAQHFGGADPDPSGPSEGRLREALDLVGYGEVLVSEDRIALGRRGKALTLNGIAQGFVTDRIVAVLRRGGVANSLVDMGEIRALGSRPDGSPWRVGVGFDRQGRGLQRVLEIADKAVATSSPDGYRFADGGRFNHLIDPRSGLGASRYRSITVVAPDATTADAFSTGFSLLPPEDIRKIAAAWPGLQVQLREASDTGSLLEF
- a CDS encoding ABC transporter ATP-binding protein encodes the protein MTETVRITSVSKSYGKVSAVADISCSFHEGETVALVGHNGAGKTTLIKLMLGLIRPDSGTVRVLGEDPGAGEFAARRKLGYLPENVSFNMALTGRETLRFYARLKRVPADTVGPLLERVGLADAANRRVGTYSKGMRQRLGLAQALLGHPRVLLLDEPTTGLDPALRHIFYEIVAALRADGATVLLSSHALTELEGKADRVVIVDRGVKIADGRIDELRQIAQLPTRIRVRLADGAAGAANDWMDGAGAWRRINGHMLEIDASPADKIPLLRSAVSRGIPVTDIDVMPPSLDELYAHFLASGGPRR
- the nirK gene encoding copper-containing nitrite reductase, which translates into the protein MLLTTVAAGVLALSFGFSGPAVADPAHQHISELGSHDAPVDIVRKATDLPASIGDRGPETVRVRLETVEVIGRLADDTSYHYWTFNRKVPGPLVRVRVGDRVEVLLENHADNMAMHNVDFHAVTGLHGGGHATLAAPGEEKGFTFKALKPGLYVYHCAVGPAAQHIANGMYGMILVEPEGGLPPVDHEFYVMQGEIYTEEAFGTPGELTESYDKLMDEQPEYYVFNGAAEGLTGDNAMKAKVGETVRIYFGVGGPNKTSSFHVIGEIFDKVYDLGSLTGEARADVQTISVPPGGAAVVDLKLDVPGEYLLVDHALSRVGRGLVAKLIVDGPEQPDIYHEGVDQMLGLLTQ
- a CDS encoding nitrous oxide reductase family maturation protein NosD, which encodes MVARLVMIIVGMAALIAAMPGAPAWGDVIQLAPGAGLQAAIDAASPGDVIRLSAGRHDGPVTLAKTLTLEGEAGAIVAGSGSGSVITVSAPGSVVRGLQITGSGRSLPDMDSGVFVAQSASGTRVEENEILNNLVGIYLHGAENSLARGNRIVGLREGRTSEAGDGISLWNAPGAQVIGNDVSFGRDGIFTKTSKDNVFRANHFRNLRFAVHYMYTNDSEVSDNVSTNNSVGYAIMYSRNLRIAGNVSDGDRDHGLMLNYANGSVITENTVRGRMLPANRWTAAGRVRGAHAAPGAALDDRAAEEDGMRLGPEKCVFIYNANKNEFHDNLFEGCSIGIHFTAGSEGNAISGNAFVRNRIQVKYVGTRDLDWSAEGRGNYWSDNPAFDLDGDGIGDNPYRPNDLVDQVLWTSPQAKVLMNSPAVQVLRWAQTQFPALLPGGVVDSRPLMAPPARSIGHD